Proteins encoded together in one Pontiella desulfatans window:
- a CDS encoding uridine kinase family protein yields the protein MGSVKTIIKRDGQVAMYDRGRITNAIFKAAAASSGGFGFDEAERLARLVEQRTADSYAEQVPTVEDLQDIVEAVLMENGHIKTARAYIIYRQKRTEVREARQGAIEATDNIPYKLIYEVLRWNIEHGCESIEGINRIIEQGNYPDLVMACEERYANECRMAGQRVLDHGDGVRLVIVAGPSSSGKTTTTMKMEQQLSGQGKKLKAFHVDHYFFNLEDHPMDEFGDYDYETPQALDIGLINEHLEQLLSGRTIKTPHYDFHTGQRTLDVHEMTLGDDEILLMDCLHGLYSDMTKSVPDSHKFRLYIETLGQLRKGNDEFMRWTDHRLMRRMVRDSWSRNHSVMDTLTHWHYVRKSELQYIIPFIGNVDFVVNSAMPYEFPVLKSKLFHHFPQAIEHYRTDFKRQDAYLRARRVMQFLEPLHDYVDHGCIPEQALFREFIGGSSYSY from the coding sequence ATGGGTTCCGTAAAGACTATTATAAAGCGGGACGGCCAGGTTGCCATGTACGACCGTGGCCGGATCACCAACGCCATCTTCAAAGCCGCCGCTGCCTCCAGTGGTGGCTTTGGCTTTGATGAGGCCGAACGGTTGGCCCGGTTGGTGGAGCAGCGCACCGCCGACAGCTATGCGGAACAGGTGCCGACCGTGGAAGACCTGCAGGACATCGTCGAGGCGGTGCTGATGGAAAACGGGCATATCAAGACCGCCCGCGCCTACATCATCTACCGCCAGAAGCGCACCGAGGTCCGCGAAGCCAGGCAAGGGGCCATCGAGGCGACCGACAATATTCCCTACAAGTTGATCTACGAAGTCCTGCGTTGGAACATCGAGCATGGCTGCGAATCCATCGAAGGCATCAACCGGATCATCGAGCAGGGGAACTATCCCGATCTGGTGATGGCCTGCGAGGAGCGCTATGCCAACGAGTGCCGCATGGCGGGGCAGCGGGTGCTTGACCATGGCGACGGCGTGCGCCTGGTGATTGTTGCCGGCCCTTCTTCATCGGGCAAGACCACCACCACCATGAAGATGGAGCAGCAACTCTCCGGCCAGGGAAAAAAGCTCAAGGCTTTCCATGTGGACCACTATTTCTTCAATCTCGAAGACCACCCCATGGATGAATTCGGCGACTACGACTACGAAACGCCCCAGGCGCTCGACATCGGGCTGATCAACGAGCATCTCGAACAGTTGCTCTCGGGCAGGACCATCAAGACGCCGCACTATGATTTCCATACCGGCCAGCGAACCCTCGATGTTCATGAAATGACGCTTGGCGACGATGAAATCCTTTTGATGGATTGTTTGCACGGGCTCTATTCGGACATGACGAAAAGCGTGCCCGACAGCCATAAGTTCCGGCTCTACATCGAAACCCTCGGCCAGCTCCGCAAGGGGAACGACGAGTTCATGCGCTGGACGGACCACCGCCTGATGCGCCGCATGGTGCGCGATAGCTGGAGCCGCAACCATTCCGTGATGGATACGCTGACCCATTGGCACTACGTGCGCAAGAGCGAGCTGCAATACATTATCCCGTTCATCGGCAATGTGGATTTCGTGGTGAACAGTGCCATGCCCTACGAGTTCCCCGTTTTAAAGAGCAAGCTCTTCCACCATTTCCCGCAGGCCATTGAGCACTATCGCACCGACTTCAAGCGCCAGGATGCCTATTTGCGCGCCCGGCGCGTGATGCAGTTCCTTGAGCCGCTGCACGATTATGTGGACCACGGGTGCATTCCGGAGCAAGCGCTGTTCCGCGAGTTCATCGGCGGAAGCTCCTATTCCTATTAA
- the cas9 gene encoding type II CRISPR RNA-guided endonuclease Cas9 (Cas9, originally named Csn1, is the large, multifunctional signature protein of type II CRISPR/Cas systems. It is well known even to general audiences because its RNA-guided endonuclease activity has made it a popular tool for custom editing of eukaryotic genomes.), with amino-acid sequence MGKRILGLDLGTNSIGWAVVDEVDGGFEIVKRDDGFEYRGVHIFQEGVKTEKGVESSKASERTGHRAARRIKFRRKLRKIQTLKALSEAGYCPALSIDELKDWQSKKIYPENPAFRAWCKTSEADSKNPYYFRWLAASEVLNLDKEEDRFKIGRVFYHMAQRRGFKSNRLDSTPDEESGVVKTEIAELSKKMGERTLGQYFWEDCYREGKPTRKVHTSRDDHYLAEFEVICEKQSIPADLKEKLLKAIFFQRPLKSQKGSVANCPFEPNKKRCPVSHPLFEEFRMLQVLNNIKIKFSESEEFRVLSEEEFEKAKAKFFRVSKANFDFKDISKELSKGKNKGAIFNYKDYQSLAGCPTISRLKTIFGEDYQSAISERYTGNRENKSAQDILNEVWNVLFSFNDEENVVSWATVNLGLDAEMAKKFAMIQLKQGYASLSLKAISKILPYLEQGLIYSHAVFFANLKKVVGTTIEEDPGLKADIEGLIDTHTQLTRALRSANELLREFKQSPYQFEQKYDLRDRTEFSDSVAAVVQCQINEHNGEFVPVPRLEERVAGYLVDRFGVPEGRTKSLYHPSKEETYKPAKRADDGKLYLESPCISSIKNPVFMRAMHRLKAVVNELLKQGVINDQTIVHVEMAREMNDANKRTALRRWNKKNENKRKGYAEQIEKDLERKAGDDEILKYKLWEEQSHRCIYCGNEISASQMLSAETEIEHTIPRSLCCDNSQENKTITHRECNRKKKNRIPFDCEDYDQILSRVQHWKDEADRLHFQVEKKVGASRAAATKEAKDSAIQARLLLQYERDYLREKYRRFTMEEVKAGFKNSQLVDTRIITKYARLYLNSLFKTVHSVSGKTTDACRKEWGLEEKSRDNHTHHTVDAIVCACLTRNQYDKLAAFYHDYESYEQNDPSVPRKPHLKKPWETFAEDMKVLKNEILVSHYVPNHLLKQTKKLLRKRGKVVTGKNGNPIVMQGKTARGSLHQDTFYGAIKRLDKESGKESTKYVVRKSLADLSESDLKKIVDDRVREIAQAGREKETCIIKAIEKLKKQRATSTEEREAELDAEIAEMESQLNGLYCLPNKNGAPVPIKKVRVYSPLTNPIELKGQRDVSQKKGREHKQKYYVGNDGNHQLAIYEGKNEKGKFGRTYRIANNLMASTGYVFPDKFGEMDLISVVHNGQLVLLFKESKEELICAYPQS; translated from the coding sequence ATGGGAAAGCGCATTCTGGGTTTGGATCTGGGCACCAACAGCATCGGCTGGGCGGTGGTAGATGAAGTCGATGGCGGATTTGAAATCGTAAAGCGTGATGATGGGTTTGAATATCGCGGGGTTCATATTTTTCAGGAAGGGGTGAAGACGGAAAAAGGAGTGGAGTCTTCGAAGGCATCTGAGCGGACGGGCCATCGCGCGGCTCGGCGAATCAAGTTTCGCCGCAAGTTGCGCAAAATCCAGACATTGAAGGCACTTTCTGAGGCAGGATATTGTCCTGCATTGTCAATTGACGAACTTAAGGATTGGCAGTCGAAAAAGATTTATCCTGAAAATCCAGCGTTTCGGGCGTGGTGCAAGACGTCGGAGGCGGACTCTAAGAATCCTTATTATTTCCGATGGTTGGCGGCGTCAGAAGTCCTGAATTTGGATAAGGAGGAGGATCGTTTTAAAATTGGCCGCGTTTTCTACCACATGGCACAACGCCGCGGTTTCAAGAGCAATCGGCTGGACTCGACGCCCGATGAGGAAAGCGGTGTTGTGAAAACTGAAATTGCTGAGCTGTCCAAAAAGATGGGTGAGCGGACGCTGGGGCAATATTTCTGGGAGGATTGCTATCGAGAAGGAAAGCCGACCCGAAAAGTGCATACGTCTCGCGATGACCACTATTTGGCTGAGTTTGAAGTAATCTGTGAGAAGCAATCAATTCCTGCTGACTTGAAAGAGAAGTTGCTGAAGGCGATTTTTTTCCAACGCCCTTTGAAGTCGCAAAAGGGTTCTGTTGCAAATTGTCCTTTTGAGCCAAATAAAAAACGCTGCCCGGTTTCGCATCCTCTGTTTGAAGAGTTCCGCATGTTGCAGGTGCTAAACAATATCAAGATAAAATTCAGCGAGTCAGAGGAGTTTCGGGTTCTTTCGGAAGAGGAGTTTGAAAAAGCAAAGGCGAAGTTTTTCCGTGTGAGCAAAGCCAATTTTGATTTTAAGGATATTTCCAAGGAGTTATCTAAGGGGAAAAACAAGGGCGCAATTTTTAATTATAAAGATTACCAGTCGTTGGCGGGCTGTCCTACGATTTCTAGGTTGAAAACTATTTTTGGAGAGGATTACCAGTCGGCTATATCAGAGAGATATACGGGCAATCGTGAAAATAAATCCGCGCAGGATATTTTGAATGAAGTTTGGAATGTCCTGTTTTCGTTCAATGATGAGGAAAATGTAGTTTCCTGGGCAACGGTGAATCTCGGGCTGGACGCTGAAATGGCGAAGAAGTTTGCGATGATTCAGTTGAAGCAGGGATATGCCTCGTTAAGCCTGAAGGCTATCAGTAAGATATTGCCGTATTTGGAACAAGGGTTGATTTATTCCCATGCGGTCTTCTTTGCGAATTTAAAGAAGGTTGTTGGAACGACGATCGAAGAAGATCCTGGGTTGAAGGCTGACATTGAAGGACTTATTGACACGCATACCCAACTGACCCGTGCTTTGAGATCAGCAAATGAATTGCTGAGAGAATTTAAACAAAGCCCGTATCAGTTTGAGCAGAAATATGATCTGCGTGACCGAACGGAGTTTTCTGATTCGGTTGCCGCCGTTGTTCAATGCCAAATTAACGAACATAACGGCGAATTTGTTCCTGTTCCCCGCCTAGAGGAGCGCGTTGCTGGCTATTTGGTGGATCGCTTTGGGGTACCTGAAGGTCGTACAAAATCTCTGTATCACCCTTCAAAGGAGGAGACGTATAAGCCCGCAAAGCGGGCTGACGATGGGAAGCTGTATCTAGAGAGTCCTTGCATTTCTTCTATCAAGAATCCTGTGTTCATGCGGGCGATGCACCGGCTCAAGGCGGTTGTTAACGAGTTGCTCAAGCAAGGCGTGATAAACGATCAAACCATTGTCCATGTCGAAATGGCTCGCGAAATGAATGATGCCAACAAGCGCACCGCGTTGCGTCGCTGGAATAAAAAGAATGAAAACAAGCGAAAGGGTTATGCTGAACAAATAGAAAAAGATTTGGAGCGGAAAGCCGGCGATGATGAGATTTTGAAATATAAGCTTTGGGAGGAGCAAAGCCATCGGTGCATCTATTGCGGGAATGAAATTTCTGCAAGCCAGATGCTCTCTGCCGAGACGGAAATCGAGCATACGATTCCTCGAAGCCTGTGTTGTGATAATTCGCAGGAAAATAAAACCATAACTCATCGAGAATGTAATCGGAAAAAGAAAAACCGGATACCTTTTGATTGCGAGGACTATGATCAGATTCTAAGTCGAGTTCAGCATTGGAAAGATGAGGCAGACAGGCTTCATTTTCAGGTGGAAAAGAAGGTGGGCGCCAGCCGGGCGGCTGCGACAAAAGAGGCAAAAGACAGCGCCATCCAAGCCCGGTTGTTGTTGCAGTATGAGCGCGACTATTTGCGCGAAAAATATCGCCGCTTTACGATGGAGGAAGTGAAGGCTGGGTTTAAAAACAGCCAACTGGTGGATACACGCATCATCACGAAGTACGCGCGGCTTTATCTGAACTCCCTGTTCAAAACCGTCCATAGCGTGAGTGGGAAAACAACGGATGCCTGCCGTAAAGAGTGGGGGCTGGAAGAAAAATCCCGCGACAATCATACGCACCACACCGTCGATGCAATTGTTTGCGCATGTTTAACGCGAAACCAGTACGACAAACTTGCGGCATTTTATCATGACTATGAGAGTTATGAGCAAAATGATCCGTCTGTCCCTCGCAAGCCGCACCTGAAAAAGCCATGGGAAACGTTTGCGGAAGATATGAAGGTGCTCAAAAACGAGATTCTTGTTTCGCACTACGTACCCAACCACTTGCTAAAACAGACCAAAAAGCTTTTGAGGAAACGCGGGAAGGTTGTAACTGGTAAAAATGGGAACCCCATTGTGATGCAGGGTAAAACCGCGCGCGGATCGTTGCATCAAGACACCTTCTATGGGGCGATTAAGCGGTTGGATAAAGAGTCGGGAAAAGAAAGCACTAAATATGTGGTGCGAAAATCACTTGCCGATCTTTCCGAGTCCGATTTGAAAAAGATTGTGGATGATCGGGTGCGGGAAATAGCGCAAGCAGGTCGAGAGAAAGAAACGTGTATTATAAAGGCTATTGAGAAGCTGAAGAAGCAGCGGGCTACTTCTACAGAAGAGCGGGAGGCTGAGTTGGATGCGGAAATTGCAGAGATGGAATCGCAACTAAACGGTCTCTACTGTCTGCCAAATAAAAACGGTGCTCCGGTTCCAATCAAGAAAGTGCGAGTTTACTCTCCGCTTACTAATCCGATTGAATTGAAGGGTCAAAGAGATGTTTCGCAGAAAAAGGGGCGAGAGCATAAGCAAAAATATTATGTTGGAAATGATGGGAATCACCAGCTTGCTATTTATGAGGGCAAGAATGAGAAAGGGAAGTTTGGGCGTACATACAGGATTGCTAATAATTTGATGGCTTCAACTGGGTACGTCTTTCCTGACAAGTTTGGTGAGATGGATTTAATTTCTGTTGTTCATAATGGGCAATTGGTTCTGTTATTTAAGGAGTCAAAAGAAGAGTTGATTTGCGCCTACCCCCAATCTTAA
- a CDS encoding thrombospondin type 3 repeat-containing protein, whose amino-acid sequence MRKELKCLLTAGLALGSVFPMAKGQASATNLSVNLEPVVVGENYEINQTLKNSTPGSPGDVSKSYNQIVISENLLNSGCFGFQTPALDWEHSLVPNNLSKLGYTTNSVNWHRPSANRDYTYEVPTNSVIGWHFVPATFTANNGDTANLDGGFKVPITRLKQTTNGVSFGWLYDHDLVPKDANGLVNSSATFEAADLEDPDGDGLLNWQEYIAGTNPTNANDYFRAEIESTINRVIGEKPYPNLENRIYWTPNITNRAFGVEFNTNLVEGAGWQNLETVTNNAGYVVDTNNFNAGYYRIGIGLVE is encoded by the coding sequence ATGAGAAAAGAATTGAAGTGTTTATTGACAGCAGGATTGGCTTTGGGGAGTGTTTTTCCCATGGCTAAGGGACAAGCTTCGGCTACAAATCTTTCAGTTAATTTAGAACCTGTAGTTGTGGGAGAAAATTATGAAATTAATCAAACCTTGAAGAATAGTACTCCTGGAAGTCCTGGAGATGTTAGCAAGTCATATAACCAAATAGTGATTAGTGAAAATCTTTTAAATAGTGGATGTTTCGGATTTCAGACTCCTGCCTTAGATTGGGAACATAGTTTAGTCCCCAATAATTTAAGTAAATTGGGATATACTACAAACTCTGTAAATTGGCATAGGCCCAGTGCGAATAGGGATTACACCTACGAAGTCCCAACAAACTCAGTAATCGGCTGGCACTTCGTTCCAGCAACATTTACTGCGAATAATGGAGATACTGCAAATTTAGATGGTGGATTTAAGGTGCCAATCACACGTTTGAAACAAACAACAAATGGAGTTAGTTTTGGTTGGTTATATGATCATGATTTAGTTCCAAAAGATGCAAATGGGTTGGTGAATAGTTCTGCAACTTTCGAAGCTGCAGATCTTGAGGACCCAGATGGTGATGGGCTTCTTAATTGGCAAGAGTATATTGCTGGTACAAACCCAACCAATGCCAATGATTACTTCAGAGCGGAGATTGAATCTACAATCAATCGTGTGATTGGGGAGAAACCTTATCCAAATCTTGAGAATAGAATTTATTGGACCCCAAACATTACCAATAGAGCATTTGGTGTTGAGTTTAATACCAACTTAGTTGAAGGGGCTGGCTGGCAAAACCTTGAGACTGTTACAAATAATGCGGGTTATGTTGTTGATACAAATAACTTTAACGCGGGTTATTATAGGATTGGCATTGGCTTGGTGGAGTAG
- a CDS encoding phosphoenolpyruvate carboxykinase (GTP), with the protein MSAPTTNQKLLDWVAEVAEMTTPDNIVWCDGSKEEYDRLMVQMCESGMAIKLNEEKRPNSFAFNSDPSDVARVENRTYIASLKEEDAGPTNNWIDPVALKETMKGLYKGCMKGRTMYVIPFSMGPIGSPIAKNSIELTDSPYVVVNMHIMARVSTDVLRLIEKEDTFIPCLHSVGAPLAEGQADSRWPCAPIEDKYIAHFPEENLIWSYGSGYGGNALLGKKCLALRIASAMAGREGWMAEHMLILRFTNPEGKQFHIAAAFPSACGKTNLAMLQSTVPGWKVETIGDDIAWMKPGADGRLYAINPEAGFFGVAPGTSEGSNPMALASIEENAIFTNVVVTEDKDVWWEDMGYDCPGGGGIDWKNNPWKQADGEKGAHPNSRFTAPAAQCPVICDAWEDPAGVPIDIFVFGGKRTNTMPLVHEAFDFEQGVYMGATASSEPTAAALDLGNVSLRFDPFAMTPFIGYHAGDYMQHWFDMGETLGDKAPRCFYVNWFRKTDDGKWLWPGFGENSRVLKWMCDRVEGKVEARETPIGLMPIDGDLTLDGLDIPAEDWAELMKVDNGLFKATLEDAKAYLAKFGDKLPAKMTEQMAKLEARLNA; encoded by the coding sequence ATGAGTGCTCCCACAACAAATCAGAAGCTGCTCGACTGGGTGGCTGAAGTTGCAGAAATGACTACGCCGGATAACATCGTATGGTGTGACGGTTCAAAAGAAGAATATGACCGTCTGATGGTACAGATGTGTGAATCCGGAATGGCGATCAAACTGAACGAAGAAAAGCGTCCGAACAGCTTCGCGTTCAACTCCGATCCGTCCGACGTTGCCCGCGTTGAAAACCGCACCTACATCGCTTCCCTCAAGGAAGAGGATGCCGGCCCGACCAACAACTGGATTGATCCGGTTGCGCTCAAGGAAACCATGAAGGGACTGTACAAGGGCTGCATGAAAGGCCGCACCATGTACGTGATCCCGTTCTCCATGGGGCCGATCGGCTCCCCGATCGCCAAAAACTCCATCGAGCTGACCGATTCTCCCTACGTTGTGGTCAACATGCACATCATGGCTCGCGTATCGACGGATGTTCTTCGTCTGATCGAAAAAGAAGACACCTTCATTCCTTGCCTGCACTCCGTTGGTGCTCCGCTGGCCGAAGGTCAGGCCGACAGCCGCTGGCCGTGTGCTCCGATCGAAGACAAATACATTGCCCACTTCCCGGAAGAAAACCTGATCTGGTCGTACGGTTCCGGTTACGGCGGAAACGCCCTGCTCGGCAAGAAATGTCTGGCGCTGCGTATCGCATCCGCCATGGCCGGCCGCGAAGGCTGGATGGCCGAGCACATGCTCATCCTGCGCTTCACCAATCCGGAAGGCAAGCAGTTCCACATCGCGGCGGCGTTCCCGTCCGCTTGTGGCAAGACCAACCTCGCCATGCTGCAGTCCACCGTACCGGGCTGGAAAGTCGAAACCATCGGCGACGACATTGCCTGGATGAAGCCGGGTGCCGACGGACGTCTCTACGCCATCAATCCGGAAGCCGGATTCTTCGGCGTTGCCCCGGGAACTTCCGAAGGCTCCAACCCGATGGCCCTCGCGTCCATCGAAGAAAACGCCATCTTCACCAACGTTGTTGTCACTGAAGACAAAGATGTTTGGTGGGAAGACATGGGTTATGACTGCCCCGGCGGCGGTGGAATCGACTGGAAGAACAACCCCTGGAAACAGGCTGACGGCGAAAAGGGTGCACACCCGAACAGCCGCTTCACGGCTCCGGCCGCCCAGTGCCCGGTCATCTGCGATGCGTGGGAAGATCCGGCCGGTGTTCCGATCGATATCTTCGTATTCGGTGGCAAGCGCACCAACACCATGCCGCTCGTTCACGAAGCATTCGACTTCGAACAGGGTGTATACATGGGCGCAACCGCTTCCTCCGAGCCGACTGCAGCCGCTCTCGACCTCGGCAACGTTTCCCTGCGTTTCGACCCCTTCGCCATGACCCCGTTCATCGGCTACCACGCTGGCGACTACATGCAGCATTGGTTCGACATGGGCGAAACCCTTGGCGACAAGGCTCCGCGTTGCTTCTACGTCAACTGGTTCCGCAAGACCGACGACGGAAAGTGGCTGTGGCCTGGCTTCGGCGAAAACTCCCGCGTCCTCAAATGGATGTGCGACCGCGTCGAAGGCAAAGTCGAAGCCCGCGAAACCCCGATCGGCCTGATGCCGATCGACGGCGACCTGACCCTCGACGGCCTGGACATCCCGGCTGAAGATTGGGCGGAACTGATGAAGGTCGACAACGGCCTCTTCAAGGCTACCCTGGAAGATGCCAAGGCTTACCTCGCCAAGTTCGGCGACAAGCTCCCGGCCAAGATGACCGAGCAGATGGCTAAGCTTGAAGCTCGTCTCAACGCCTAG
- a CDS encoding REP-associated tyrosine transposase, producing the protein MKTHISWPHAPPHRLLEKGTYIVTCGTHQKQHILNTSQKLTLVRDLLFELANKYDWQLQAWAILSNHYHFVAGSPDDTTTLKKMLSTLHTLSARDINRIDNTQGRKVWYNYYDSRITYEKSWLARLKYVHHNPVHHGVVENAELYEWCSAAWFARESPNAFVKTVNSFKIDQVKVYDDFGVRQLDGALRSGSSMPEDMECGGSTPLLNTPAKQSNSALKRAHSKEASPQFKSAVTRSESEHLQDNPQDSKAVSSERTPKQLRCKYCNSTAIVKAGTRKLKSGIKQLYKCNDCLRKFSSLHRNAKQTDPEIILKSLIAACRSASYEEIRRFIERRYQRSISTSAISKWVKEYNPPYLKKRAKNNAVSKIVISNVFTHRDLNYNFQIHVPKLADCPLKELKEYLVKLPGSIDHHTFETASRCSQWLNPSLNINVKHSQNTQACKDALKALQFAKTNYQRHDVVEQFMLNCDCYTIASEVPVWMSLSECAGSTALSNQGGSTPDTSAPQNMECAGSTALSNTPAPQSSKSGVERLSRAFGPPHSETVSGHIDLLQWKFNTLYILDFKPNTRKENKQKVASQLSLYAMALSVRAGVPMDRMRCAWFDGEDFYSFKP; encoded by the coding sequence ATGAAAACACACATTTCCTGGCCCCATGCCCCACCGCATCGACTCCTCGAAAAAGGAACCTATATCGTCACCTGCGGCACCCATCAGAAACAGCACATCCTCAATACCTCGCAAAAACTCACCCTCGTCCGCGATCTGCTGTTTGAGCTGGCGAACAAATATGACTGGCAGCTTCAAGCCTGGGCCATCCTATCCAACCACTACCATTTTGTGGCCGGCTCCCCCGATGATACCACCACGCTCAAAAAAATGCTTTCCACTCTCCACACCCTGTCCGCTCGCGACATCAATCGCATAGACAACACGCAAGGCCGCAAAGTCTGGTACAACTATTACGACTCCCGCATCACCTACGAAAAATCATGGCTCGCCCGCCTCAAATATGTCCACCACAATCCGGTGCACCATGGAGTCGTAGAAAACGCCGAGCTGTATGAATGGTGCTCCGCCGCCTGGTTCGCCCGCGAATCGCCGAACGCCTTCGTCAAAACCGTCAACAGCTTCAAAATTGATCAGGTTAAGGTCTATGATGATTTCGGAGTGCGCCAGCTTGATGGCGCTTTAAGATCGGGCAGCTCGATGCCCGAAGATATGGAGTGCGGTGGCTCGACACCGCTTTTAAATACGCCCGCAAAGCAATCTAACAGCGCTCTCAAGCGAGCGCACTCCAAAGAGGCTTCGCCTCAATTTAAAAGCGCCGTCACGCGAAGCGAGTCTGAACACCTGCAAGACAACCCGCAGGACTCCAAAGCGGTCTCAAGCGAGCGCACTCCAAAGCAGCTGCGCTGCAAATACTGCAACTCTACCGCCATCGTAAAAGCAGGTACCCGCAAGCTTAAATCCGGCATCAAGCAACTCTACAAATGCAATGACTGCCTGCGAAAGTTTTCCAGCCTGCATCGCAATGCCAAACAGACCGATCCCGAAATCATCCTCAAATCCCTCATTGCCGCCTGCCGCTCCGCCAGCTACGAAGAGATCCGGCGCTTCATCGAACGTCGATACCAAAGAAGCATTTCCACCAGTGCCATTTCCAAATGGGTCAAGGAATACAATCCGCCCTATCTCAAAAAGCGGGCAAAAAATAATGCCGTCTCCAAAATCGTCATCTCCAACGTCTTCACCCACCGCGACCTCAACTACAACTTCCAGATTCATGTTCCCAAGCTCGCGGATTGCCCATTGAAAGAATTGAAGGAATACTTGGTCAAGCTGCCCGGATCCATCGACCACCACACCTTTGAAACCGCAAGCCGATGCTCGCAATGGCTCAACCCCAGCCTGAACATTAACGTGAAGCACTCCCAAAACACCCAGGCCTGCAAGGACGCCCTCAAAGCCCTCCAGTTCGCCAAAACCAATTATCAGCGGCATGATGTTGTTGAACAGTTCATGCTCAACTGCGACTGCTATACGATTGCCAGCGAAGTGCCTGTTTGGATGAGCCTTTCGGAGTGCGCAGGCTCGACTGCGCTTTCAAACCAGGGCGGCTCGACGCCCGACACATCCGCACCGCAAAATATGGAGTGCGCAGGCTCGACTGCGCTTTCAAACACCCCCGCACCGCAATCTTCGAAAAGCGGTGTCGAGCGGCTATCGCGGGCCTTCGGCCCACCGCACTCCGAAACAGTTTCCGGCCACATCGACCTCCTTCAATGGAAGTTCAACACCCTCTACATCCTCGACTTCAAGCCCAACACCAGAAAAGAAAACAAACAGAAAGTGGCCAGTCAGTTGAGTCTGTATGCGATGGCGCTCTCAGTGCGGGCGGGAGTGCCGATGGATCGCATGCGCTGCGCCTGGTTTGATGGCGAGGACTTTTATAGCTTTAAGCCGTAA